The Anolis carolinensis isolate JA03-04 chromosome 2, rAnoCar3.1.pri, whole genome shotgun sequence genome contains the following window.
GGAGCGGAGCCCTGGGGAAGGACATGTCGCGGCCGAGCCAGGCAGGACCGCCGAGCAGAGAAAACGGATTTCAAAAAGCCACATTGCCGCCTCCTTCTTTTAAGTCAGGGCCGAACCAGCCAATCCGAGGGCTCGAGCGGCGGCCGGCTCCGCAAATCAGATGTTAGCCCCAAAGCATGCGCAGTAGGGAACTCCGAAAGCGGAGTGGTACTTCTCCAGCCTGTCTTGGAGTTTAAGGGCGTGTTGTTTGAGGGAGGAGGCaggggggcccttccacacagccctagatcccagttcaaagcagataaggtgggattttattcagctgtgaggaaggggcctgGGACTCTGCCTTGAGGCCCGTCAAAGCAATCTCGACCTGCTTAGAAATTAATTTTAACACAAGCCCTCATTTGAATATATCATAATAAcaatacttcatttataccctgccaccatcccTCAATAGGgacctggggcggcttacagagtaGCACACGATGGTGCCGCGCACCACACAAAATACACTGCATCAGCATTTATAAAACCAATAAACAGGCCAATTTACATCAACCACAAAGTACAGAAATTAACAAGAGCTCCGCTCAAATTAAAGTGGTCAGTAAAACGTGGCAGTAGCCACTAATTTAAAAGGGCCATACATACACTCAATCaatctggtggctcagtgtgttaaagcgctgagctcctgaacttgcagaccgaaaggtcccaggttcaaatccggggagctgagtgagcgcccgcagttagctccaagcttctgccaacctagcagttcgaaaacatgcaaatatgagtagatcaataggtactgctccggcaggaaggtaacggcattccatgcagtcatgctggccacatgaccttggaggtgtctatggacaacgctgtctcttcaccttagaaatggagatgagcaccaacccctagagtcggtcacgactggacttaacgtcaggggaaacctttacctacaatcAATTAAACCATCCCAGCTGTGAACCAATTAAAGAGTCAGCATTAAAGCTGATATATATTCAAAGGGTTCATGAGTGACAGCTCAGTCTTTGGGTGCATCCAGAGTGCAGAATTAAATATAGCATGAcgccactttaaccgccatggctcaaccACATGGAAGGAGCCCTTGATGGtaaaatgggttaaaccagtggttctcaacctggggtccctagatgtttttggcttacaactcccagaaatcctaacagctggtaaactggctgggatttctgggagttgtaggccaaaaacatctggggatcccaggttgagaattactgggttaaaccttgtgctggcaggactgctgactgacaggtcggcataTCGAATCCAGAAAGAAcgagtgagcttccatctgtcagctccagctccccatgtggggcatgaaagaagcctcccacaaggatggtaaaacattaaacatctttgagcaacgtccttgcagatggccaactgTCCCACACCAGaactcctgacactaaaaaaaaacccacattgagTCACCACacagagtcctgggatttgtagttttgtgaaacactattttgccagagaaggctaaagaccttacaacagtagccagaacccaactgttaaccaccacccagaggaccttttcattggctgccccaagacaaAGTAcgaagtgttggttttgatctttaaagatctacatggtttgggtccaggttacttaaAGGATCCCCTTCTTCCATACAATCTGTCCGCACACTTCAGATCTCGGggggcatctgctccagcctgccagaacccaactggcaactgtcacccagaggccgccccaagattgtggaacaacctgccggaAGAACTCCAAGAGCTAAATGAAGTGtctgaatttaaaaaccatgtaaagacttATATCTTCCGACAGGCTTActcagtcagttttaatcataaatttaagtgtcctttgtttgatttcAGTTTTGTTAAGATGTATTTTGTAGAGATACcttttggtgtgtaacttttattGAGGTATGTGCTTAAAGGTTttatcctgacattaagtctagttgtgtccaactcggggggggggggggggggaggttggtgctcatctccatttctaatgtgAAGAGCCtgcactgtccgtagacaccttcaaggtcatgtggttggcataactgcatggagcgccattaccttcttgtCGGAAcagtacctcttgatctactcacatttccatgttttcaaactactaggctggcataagctggggctaacagcaggagctcacctcctGGATTCcaaccaacttttcagtcagcaagttcagcagctcagtggtttaatccattgtgcttatgtattttaattgttttgtaacctgcctcgagccacgaggagaggtgggtaagaaataaaattattattattattattattattattattattattattattattaattattaaattaCTAGCTtagggacctggcggtgcccaggttatttgaaaaaggcattatttgtctttgaatgtcaggtattctcagtttggagtgggtgaactacaattcccagaatcgtgggtcaatcctccccaaaccctgccagtattcaaagttggctatgtaccaagtgtggtccagatctgtcattggctggtcatcgcctggctgcagtgctgtctggatgggggtgaactactacaactccctgattcctggggcaattgtcccgaaacatctgtcagtatccacagtaggatatgttgtgtctgtgtgccaagtgtggtccagatccgtcattggctgggttcagtgaactttggatacaggtgaagtacaactccctaAATCAAGGCCTATTCCCAcaaactcctgcagtatgttcagttggtcatgaggcttctctgtgcaaagtttggtcctggtccattgtcagtggggttcactgtttctctggatgcaggtgaactataagtccctttcccccaaacatgtccaatatgttctattggttatgggggctgtgtgtgccaagtttggtcctggtccatcatcggtggggttcaattgcaggtgaactataaatctcagtaccttctactcccaaatgtccaggccaattcctcacaaaacccaccagtattcaaatgtgggcatatcaggtatgcatggcaagtttggtccagacccataattgcttgggttcatagcgttctgggtgtaggtgaactataactcctctaaattccccagtaggagtcacagtgctctgacttgatgcggggtgaactacaacttccaccatgttcagtcagtccccaaacttctccagtaaaATTAGTTGCAACTCAgatctgctgtgtttgttatgcagacagatttgaaagggaagggcagtaagcggagtcatgcaaatttcacaccagtggagaaccctgggatgcctgcctgtggtggaggaaaatgcaaaatctaggatcaaatggtccccaaataaaagcattccttgggtggtgggccgtagtgtttgggaaggacattggcagggtttgggctacatgttcatggtgctcgctgtaaccgtaatgtcGGTGCAGAGGAGTGACTTgttggcttctcagcactggaaactatagcctgtttgtggaggctgtctgtgtgagtggacactcatgccatatacacacatatgagttttcacttttattatggataataataaaaatagataatagaTACACATAGATGATGCacaaagatatagatatatagattaaaactatagttcccatgtccccatagtattaagccatgggAGCTAAAGTGGGGGTGTCAAACATTAGTTTTACACTGCAGGGctaagagaaaggcaatgggGAGACCCTTCTAGCCAAATTTTGAAAAGAACGCCCAACCCCCACCCCCTTTTATATGATTGCCATGAGCTGGAAATGATTTTAAGGCACATCATAACACAATACTATATTTTAAAAGTCCTAATGATTCTATAgcttggagccatggcagttatactGGTGGACAACTGTGCTGAttctggggtgctgtgagttttcagggctgtatggccatgtttcagaagcattctctcctgacattttgcccacatctgtggcaggcatcctcagaggtgtgaggtctgttggaaactaggaaagtggggaatatatatctgtggaaagtccaggttgggagaaagaactcttgttagtttgagacaagtgtgaatgttacaattgagcaccttgattagcatttaatggccttgcagattcaacgcctggctgcttcctgccggaTGAaatccttgttgggaggtgttagctggccttgattgattaatgtctggaattcccgtcttctgagtgttgttctttatatactgttttgattttaggggtttttttaatactgggagccagattttgttcattttcatggtttcctcctttctgttttaattgtctACATCAGGTATAGgcagacttcagccctccagatgtttggacttcaattcctaacagtctattggttgaattccaaaacacccggagcgccaaaatttgcccatgcctggtctacatgcTTGAagaagggaaattccagacatgaaactatcagggccagctaacacttcccaacacagGATTtctgcaggcaggaagcagccaggctttgaatctgcaaggccattacatgctaatcaaggagatcaattacaacattcatacttgcttcaaacaagcaagacttctttctcccaccctggaccttccacagatactgtatatagtagtttccaacatacctcacaatctctgccatagatatgggcaaaacgtcagaagataatgcttctggaatatagccgtacagctcggaaaacccacagcaaccagtgattccggccatgaaagccttcgataatacaTTGTGATGATTCTGATGCAGATGCAGCTACAGTCCGTATTATCTTATCTCTTTATTTTTTCATAACTCTATGGGCAGCTGCTGGCGGAAGTGAGCCTTCAATGTGTCTTCCACGCCTGCGATTCGAGGACATTGGGAAGCAGTGCGCATGCgtgcttcctcccttccttcccggcGGAGTGGGCCTGGCGGCTGAGGGGCTAAGAGATGTCGGCGCCATTCGAGGAGCGGAGCGGGCTGGTCCCGTGCGCCACTCCCTGGGGCCGCTGGTACCAGACCATGGAGGAGGTCTTCGTGGAGGTGGACGTCCCGCAGGGGACCCGCGCCAAGGAGGTCCAGTGTAGTCTCCAGAGCCGCTGCCTTTCGCTGTCTGTGGCCGGGAAGGAGGTGCTCAAGGTAGGCGGGGCGGATGGAGACACGGCCCCTTTAACGGCCGCGGCCCGAAGCTagggcattgtgggagttgtagtctgctgAAGCACCCGCATGCTTGGGCATAGAAGTCAAAAggttttgtgaaactacaacccccaagCATCTATTCAGGTAtgggaaactttggccctccaggtgtttggactccaactcccacaattcctcacaaccgaagtttgtccatgcctgatctacaacattgagccatgcaaTTCGAGTGTCATTTATTCTACACTCTGAAGCTTGTAGGTGCTTGGTCAGATAGGAAGTTTCTTGCCACCTATATGCTTTCTTTCCCTCCAATTTTTTTTGgtgcttttaatgtattttggggTGCTCTGTTCTAAAAACCGTAATAAAAACGTACGTTCGTACATTTTTTTCGCAAATTCGAGGCTTTTTTATCAGTTCTGCTGTTGCTTTTGATTAAGAAACTAATGTCCCcgtatatttttttttactttatgctGAGCATCCCTTTTCTGGGTCCCCAAAATTGCCCAAATGTACGACGGAGATAGTGACAccattgtgaattttaatctgcacttTTATCAattgattttaacttgtattttcacTCTTGTGTGTTTTGTTGTGTGCCCTTTGATAATGTTTTATCAAAACACTTGCTGCAAGATTCCCAGAGttctgggatataaataaaacttattgtttatctcttgttttaatgatgttgtatcccacctcaagtcgcagggagaggcgggtaataaatttattattattattactatttctgaGGTTTAGTGtgtacaaactttatttcatgctcaaaattattataaatatagttgataaaaacctgaaaaaaatcaaaactcCCAACacattctggtcccaagcattttggatactcAGCATGTTGTTTTGTAAAGATTTTTGTGTTTCATATCAGTGAATTAAACTCTTGAAAATCCATTAGAAAACTTCAAATTGCTCTTTACTCCCTCAAGAAATCTTACTCAGccacaaaataaaaaatgtcaaaacaagtacagtagagtctcacttatccaaggtaaacgggccgtcagaagcttggataagcgaatatcttgtataataaggagggattaaggaaaagcctattaaacatcaaattaggttatgattttacaaattaagcaccaaaacatcatgttttacaacaaatttgacagaaaaagcagttgaatacgcagtaatgttatgttgtaattactgtatttacgaatttagcaccaaaatatcatgatgtattgaaaacattgactacaaaaatggcttggataatccagaaacttggataagtgagactctactgtagttaaaaagcTGCACGTGGTGGATCATATTTGAGGTCATGTTTGGATTTAGAATGccaaatttctttttttataagaatacatttcttaaaaagtttttattACTCTCAATTTTGCAGGCTTGCATTATTAGTCATGTGCTTCCACCAATTGCATTCAGTTCTTTTCTGTGTCAAACGTATCGTCATCCAGTTAATGTTTTCACATTTTGTCCTTTGTCTGGCACAGTTTCAGGTGTATTTGACAGAACattgagggtttttttcccccacttTTAATGTTGAGGAAGACAAATTTATAGAACATCTGCATGGCATCAGATTAATCTTGAAGTACAATGGCATTCATGGGAATGTTGGGTTAGTATCCAGAATGTTTTTTGTTAATTTAATCTGATATGTCTGGGAAACACTAAGACCTTCCTcaactctgggtgcatctacgctgtagaattaatgcagttaaaatgctattttaattgcatggctcaatgctaatgcagaattttacaagatctttagccttgtaACTTAACCAGGAGGGAAATGTCGATCTTGAACATTTTTCATTAAACAATCTGTTTAGTTACGTGCCGCCTTGTTTACTTGCTGTATGGAAAGGAAAATATGACTTCTTAAAATGACCAAGTTTTCTTTCTGCCTGAACAGAATTAATCCTTAATTATTAGCCCAAACAATGCCTAAGGCATCCTGTTGCCCcatccaactacaaatcccatgatgccagagcattgagccatgacagttaaacttaggtcaaactgccttaattctaccatgtagatgcacccctagttgaGAAGGTATACTTCCCTTGGGAAGCTGTTTCAGGTATGTCATGGTTTCACATTAGTTCTTTAAACAGGGGTGATCTGAGAGATTCAGTTTTTATCTTGGATTTATATTTTGGCAGAATCTCTCCATAAAAGTCTGTGTTGTCTGTGTACAGGTTCTTCCTTGGCTCTTAATTTTTTTGCAACATAGCCCTACAGAATCTACTTACATTCCTTTCTACACTCCTTATGTATAAGGGAACAGCTGTCTACTTTTTATCACAcatgaatccagattatcaaatgatTAGAAAGATAATCCTGCCATTTGCCTAGAAAGAGTGCAAATACATGTGAAACATATGGTTGAAGCTTATAGTTGCAATACTGGGTTGTTATAAATATATTGAAATCCATGCAAGCTAGAGAATTACGATGATAATTAGTAACAGTGTGATAAGTCTTTTTTATTGGACTGTTTTATGATACCTgctgacatttttaaaatatgttctgtTGACTGCAGTGATAATCATTTATTACTTTAGGTTCAAAAACTAATAATATTTTCATAGGGATGAATTTGAGAAAATTGAAGATAGTAAGCAAATACGACTTGCTTTTGTAATATGAAtcatgctgattttttttaatttgatatttatttCAGGGTAAACTCTTTGATTCTACAATAGCAGATGAAGCAACATGGACACTAGGTAACACTTGTTTCAGTGAACTTTGCAAAAGTCACTTTAAGTTTCTGGTtgacatttttcttttgttttaataatgaaAACCTTACGGTGTTTTGATCTTCAGGAGGATTCCCATAGAACTCAGCAGAGGCAATAATTCAGTCCTGCTCCTTTCACTCCTCAGGCAGTCCTTTAGAAACAAAATCTGCACTTATACCCAGCAGATCTAAGGAATTCTTATCTATATTAAGTTATGGTTTTGAGAGTGCCAAAGCTCTTGCTTTGAGAAAGCATAGAATAAAGGTTGAATGGCACATGGCAAGTATATACAGGCCTCTCATTCCTATAAAAACCTATTTTACTGTTTGGAATTAGAGGTGTGTGTTACTGAGTCTGCATGGGACATGATTGCCAGCTCTTTGGTTAGACCCTTATAGACATGATGTTCATTTTCAACATGCCACTTAGTCAAAATACATGCTTGTTTTATATGCAAGAGTCAACTAAAAGTTTCTAAGTCCACATAATAGAGTTCTTTATAGTAGGGTGAATAAGTGAAGCAAAACCAAATATCTAGAGAAGTTAAAACCTATGCTAACTAAGTTGAGATAGTTTCTTTCTTTGTtgactattttaaaaaacaggcctatattggggggggggggggggggagttgtcaATTGTGTGTAAGTGATAATTTCTGTTCTTCTTCTCTTGTAAAGAGGATCAGAAACTAATACGAATCATCTTAACAAAAACTAACCGTGATGCTGGAAATTGTTGGCGTTCTTTGCTAGAGAATGAATATGCTGCTGATCCTTGGGTCCAGGACCAAATGCAGAGGAAACTTACTCTGGAGAGGTTCCAGAGAGAGGTGAGTCCAGTTAAAGTTATATTGAAGTTACATTTAAACCATGTTATTGGGAAAGTTATGTGTTGACATTTCTTTATCCTTCCAAATCTTTCATCACCCACACTGAATGTAATTGAATTATATGTTAATTTGAAATATCCATTCAAACACTTCGAAACACTACCTTAAAATGtcacattaattaaaacattaatatcAGCacctacatttattattattattgctactagaAAGGCAGTAGAGAGGTGGTTAGCTCATAAACACTGGAAATATTCTGTATTCTGGGAGCCACCCGCCATATTACTACAATagaatctgaattgtttttaatactaatgatatttaatattattttaatatttgtatattttagattgtattgtaatgcttttaatgttagccgctttgagtctccttatggagagaaaaagtgggatataaatcatcatcatagaGGACTATCAagggagtgaaggtaccatcaccaggggcttcgAGGAAAGAGCCaacctttgttttctttgttgcctCTGGCTCAGCTTCTAGAACTCATTATTTGCAGAACTGAGGCCCTGGCCCTATGACTCTGCGAAGCAAGgcccagcaagaacacctgccATAGAGGGCCTCCACTCtcttgctccctgggggagcagggagggtatataaagaggggttgaaactctatggatagggagatggtggtgggggaagagcAGGGATCTATTTTAATTGCTGTAGTAACATGTTTCATGAATATGTCTATgtctgatgtttttatagttttaatggtttaaatctacagttatatgttttttatttagatatgtgatatatttttatatatatgtgaggcactgaattttgccatttattatgttgtaaaccgctttgagtccccccccccccccaggggtgagaaaagcggtatagaaatgcagtgaataattattatcatcatcaccaccatcatctgaGTTTACTGAATGAATAGAAGCTCATTCACATTTTACTCACATAATACAGATAAATATTAGAGACCAAGCTCACATTCTTGGGTCTGCACCCCACATTTTGTACCCTTCCTGA
Protein-coding sequences here:
- the nudcd2 gene encoding nudC domain-containing protein 2 isoform X1, with product MSAPFEERSGLVPCATPWGRWYQTMEEVFVEVDVPQGTRAKEVQCSLQSRCLSLSVAGKEVLKGKLFDSTIADEATWTLEDQKLIRIILTKTNRDAGNCWRSLLENEYAADPWVQDQMQRKLTLERFQRENPGFDFSGAEISGNYSKGGPDFSSFER
- the nudcd2 gene encoding nudC domain-containing protein 2 isoform X2 produces the protein MSAPFEERSGLVPCATPWGRWYQTMEEVFVEVDVPQGTRAKEVQCSLQSRCLSLSVAGKEVLKGKLFDSTIADEATWTLENEYAADPWVQDQMQRKLTLERFQRENPGFDFSGAEISGNYSKGGPDFSSFER